A genomic segment from Flavobacterium inviolabile encodes:
- a CDS encoding T9SS type B sorting domain-containing protein yields MKIRTITFLFIFISFISKSLYGQVPELIISDHNNTTGTITIDCDYNFIPPKKVRLTATFPDLKSTTEYTVESVPFNQTGSFADGTPIVFSGDDTWSSTIPMGFTFCFYNNNYNSVTVGDNGIVRFGYDSSVPEGAFSSIINTTPNPSLVRNAIFGGFQDMLNIPAGFGCATGENCGTVTYLTTGTAPFRKFIVNFNAVNHFNCYGTNTRKSTFQIILNETTNIVEVNVKDKPLTCTGNISANGNGNSLIGLNNSNGTKGIAPPQRNTGTWAAQNESYQFLPSGASSTTLSWYNAAGSYLGNANPIEIIPPNYSTFYNAKVLYNTCSPVTIENTIVINYDLDYPVAPDITAIFCDTTNPFPDEIVDIAGLLPAEAGIIKTIHNTQAEADANANALPGMDTFHMTTTTRTFYYRVTKGSCYATGKITVKLFQTPQIADQEIRICDTNNDGSEPVSLPGLTSQIAGYLPGMTVSYYHNLPNANAGINPVTSITVNNPPGFYDVYIRVVNANNSNCFTVRKITLRIMPKLELAPITPFCINDPNFDLHELFDLTSIPVTIITGPANTNALTIQYYTSLYNAQNGISPIANPNNYMVSIPSPHTETTLYLTINASGFCSTIVPATIRFCEAMGGGGSGGGGGGGGTGGGGDFGACLETGEPIPSYDLNVVYNSTMSAIVPLPVPLGFYTTLNGAQTEDPATALTSTQISSFFPVVPLSAVWVRYVDVNGVVGIIKLVIPVKFIKHVNQDYTICDLLNDGHETVNLLPYITQIQLENPGETVSCFASITDYNAGTNPITSITVSSPNTIVYVKVKSYNCSSNYDLNFILTPFNIGTPVNRQVCDIGADGTELYDLTTMIPGLTSGFNSPLVSFHTTSAGAFNQTNLINSPANYPINPMTVVWVRIEEDPATAPSECPTIQQVNFGFFNSVATNPIGVVEICDTDNDGQVLFDNLNQVVASVIIENPLEPIIKKLYTSLTAAQNNDPVYEILPDWDTFVYDTSILGVTGSIYLYLKNTVTGCERIVPINVAILSFPLTVNSVVTTCDFENDNTETIADMAVFNAQITSNYLLYTYQYFENMADALAGTPEIPADFTIQHNDTIYVKITNGTNAACARIVPVAIQLIPAPVVTPVTAVICDNLGDGSEAVNLNSYQDQLISNPANTSFTFYNLYSDALQELNPIPNLSTTNFTVSSFDANNFSPPVFVRVTNTITHCFAITTIVFQRRDLIIANDTIQSACDISVTNELSGIFNLPASIPDMITNPSGYTISFHNTPANAATSVNPIATPDIYPVTASQTSFVYVRFEDLATGCYTVKTLELQIYNLPKFVNSTYDVCDDNLDGLYTIDLTLLNATVVENPLPYSFQYFLNAADAANNSNAITNITNYTIDPNDFPEIIYVKGTNSNNCSKTKTVTLEHKPEVPLLTDTVILTECDTDNNGIETFDLTAAEGLITAQPGIQFQYFSTIADLQSNTNPIANPGAYPNPLPNSNPVYVRLSAPNAHCDNWATITLNPFYEEYSLPNPITLCDNNADGTEQVDLTQTIYDLLPAYDPAALALEFYLSSSDANAGTNSITDPQHYIFSNFATPLFVKIRNIATGCSLVKELHFINPPAIILTPQTISRCDFDRNSTEVINISDYYNLLHSNPSGYTISCYATEAGANAALIADQLSATAYLLTQPQQTIWIRFEDSHGCFSVTSLTAHIIPLPNPNTHPVSLESCDDNNPGDLKEVFDLTTNAAYVLNGSTDLITYHLTESDANDGSNSIANPTSHETATASIWIRVTTNPVSTLTDCAVIIEQKLIVHPLPAAGSISDYYSCINTNDGKATFTLHTKDEAALAGQNPNTFTVNYHLAESDAALAVNPLPAIFISTSRLLWVSIQNNLTGCISTTTLQLIAETSPTATKPPVHATTVCDTYGTNNGHIIFDLTALDPVILGPYQANNPDYSIHYYSGLANLNANIPISNPTAFENESNPQIIYVRVVHENTVGKCAAETSFNIKVNRLPEPVPNDGFVCYNPVTGAVLSSHIIHSGLSATTHTFEWYNGTVLIPGQTGTALEATQPGHYFVVATHTATGCESVPAEAVVGHSEPAIATARVEYSFNDIINIIIHATGAGNYSYQLNEEPIQASPVFENVAAGTHTLLVHDNNGCNPTRIEAVVLDYDKFFTPNGDGYNDTWHIAGIKGQPNAKVYIFDRYGKFLKQLFPGGKGWDGTYNGAPLPSTDYWFSVKYIENGEEKEFRSHFAMKR; encoded by the coding sequence ATGAAAATCAGAACAATTACCTTCCTTTTTATTTTTATCAGCTTTATTTCCAAAAGCCTATACGGTCAGGTTCCGGAGTTGATTATATCCGATCATAACAATACCACCGGCACGATAACCATTGATTGTGATTACAACTTTATTCCGCCCAAAAAAGTCAGGCTGACAGCAACCTTTCCCGATTTAAAAAGTACCACAGAATATACCGTTGAAAGCGTTCCGTTCAACCAAACCGGCAGTTTTGCCGATGGAACGCCTATCGTATTTAGCGGAGACGACACCTGGAGCAGCACCATCCCAATGGGTTTTACCTTTTGTTTCTACAACAACAACTATAATTCGGTTACCGTAGGCGATAACGGCATCGTCCGTTTCGGGTACGACAGCAGCGTTCCCGAAGGTGCTTTTTCATCGATAATCAATACTACTCCCAACCCATCATTGGTCAGAAATGCCATTTTTGGCGGGTTTCAGGACATGCTCAACATTCCGGCAGGATTTGGCTGTGCCACAGGAGAAAACTGCGGCACGGTTACCTACCTGACCACCGGAACAGCCCCTTTCAGAAAATTTATCGTAAATTTTAATGCCGTTAACCATTTTAACTGTTATGGTACGAATACCCGGAAATCCACATTTCAGATCATCCTGAACGAAACAACCAATATCGTTGAGGTGAATGTAAAAGACAAACCTTTGACCTGTACCGGAAATATCAGCGCCAACGGAAACGGAAATTCACTGATAGGGCTTAATAATTCCAATGGCACAAAAGGAATTGCGCCGCCGCAAAGAAACACCGGTACCTGGGCCGCCCAAAATGAATCCTATCAATTTCTGCCTAGTGGTGCCAGCAGTACCACCTTGTCCTGGTACAATGCTGCCGGCAGCTACCTCGGAAATGCCAACCCAATAGAAATAATACCGCCCAACTATTCTACTTTTTACAATGCAAAAGTGCTGTACAACACCTGCTCGCCCGTTACTATAGAAAATACCATCGTGATTAACTACGACCTGGATTATCCCGTTGCACCGGACATTACCGCAATTTTTTGCGATACCACCAATCCTTTCCCCGATGAAATCGTAGACATTGCCGGTTTACTGCCTGCGGAAGCCGGAATTATCAAAACGATACACAATACCCAGGCAGAAGCCGATGCCAACGCAAATGCTTTGCCCGGCATGGACACCTTTCATATGACCACCACCACCCGCACCTTTTATTACAGGGTAACCAAAGGAAGCTGTTATGCCACCGGCAAGATTACTGTGAAATTATTTCAGACACCTCAAATAGCCGATCAGGAAATCCGCATCTGCGACACCAATAATGACGGCTCCGAACCGGTTTCTTTACCTGGTTTAACAAGCCAGATTGCCGGCTATCTGCCCGGCATGACTGTTTCCTACTACCATAATCTACCCAATGCCAATGCCGGGATCAATCCTGTAACCAGTATAACCGTAAACAATCCTCCCGGCTTTTATGACGTGTACATCAGAGTCGTGAACGCCAATAATTCCAACTGTTTTACAGTACGTAAAATCACCTTGAGAATAATGCCGAAACTGGAATTGGCTCCGATTACCCCATTCTGCATTAACGATCCGAATTTTGATTTACACGAATTATTCGACTTAACTTCAATTCCGGTAACCATAATAACCGGTCCTGCAAATACAAATGCGCTGACAATCCAGTATTACACCTCGCTGTATAATGCACAGAACGGCATCAGTCCGATTGCCAATCCGAACAATTATATGGTAAGCATTCCGTCACCGCATACGGAAACAACCCTATATCTGACGATCAATGCATCCGGTTTTTGCAGCACGATAGTACCGGCAACGATCCGCTTTTGTGAAGCCATGGGTGGCGGTGGAAGCGGTGGTGGTGGTGGTGGTGGTGGAACTGGCGGCGGAGGCGACTTTGGTGCCTGTCTGGAAACTGGCGAACCCATTCCTTCCTACGACCTGAATGTAGTTTACAACAGTACGATGAGCGCGATCGTACCGCTTCCTGTTCCGTTAGGCTTTTATACCACTTTAAACGGTGCCCAGACCGAAGATCCTGCAACAGCATTAACCAGCACCCAGATCAGCAGCTTTTTCCCGGTTGTCCCGCTTTCCGCAGTATGGGTACGCTATGTCGACGTTAACGGAGTTGTCGGTATTATAAAACTCGTCATTCCGGTTAAGTTTATCAAACATGTCAACCAGGATTATACCATTTGTGACCTCTTAAACGACGGACACGAAACGGTTAACCTGCTGCCTTATATCACCCAGATACAACTGGAAAATCCCGGGGAAACCGTTAGCTGTTTTGCAAGCATAACCGACTATAACGCCGGCACCAACCCGATTACCAGTATCACGGTTTCTTCCCCGAATACGATTGTATACGTAAAAGTAAAGTCCTATAATTGCAGCTCTAATTATGACCTGAATTTTATCCTGACCCCTTTTAACATCGGAACTCCCGTTAACCGGCAGGTTTGCGATATCGGGGCAGACGGTACCGAACTTTACGACCTGACAACGATGATTCCGGGACTTACCTCCGGATTTAACAGCCCGTTAGTGAGCTTCCACACCACCTCAGCCGGTGCTTTCAACCAGACCAACCTCATCAATTCCCCGGCAAACTATCCGATAAACCCAATGACCGTTGTATGGGTGAGAATTGAAGAAGATCCGGCAACGGCTCCGAGTGAATGCCCGACCATACAGCAGGTAAATTTCGGTTTCTTTAATTCTGTGGCCACCAACCCGATTGGTGTGGTTGAAATTTGTGATACGGACAATGACGGACAGGTTCTTTTTGACAACCTGAATCAGGTTGTTGCTTCCGTTATTATCGAAAACCCTTTGGAACCGATTATCAAAAAACTATACACCAGCCTGACCGCTGCTCAAAACAACGATCCGGTTTACGAAATTTTACCCGACTGGGATACCTTTGTTTACGACACTTCTATTTTAGGTGTTACCGGTAGTATTTACCTCTATTTAAAGAACACGGTTACCGGCTGCGAAAGAATCGTCCCGATCAACGTTGCCATACTGTCGTTCCCGCTAACGGTCAATTCTGTGGTCACTACCTGTGATTTCGAAAACGACAATACCGAAACCATTGCCGACATGGCTGTTTTTAACGCTCAGATTACTTCCAATTACCTGCTCTACACCTATCAGTATTTCGAGAACATGGCCGATGCCCTGGCAGGAACACCCGAAATTCCGGCTGATTTCACCATTCAGCATAACGATACCATTTATGTAAAAATAACCAATGGCACAAACGCTGCCTGTGCCCGCATAGTACCTGTTGCCATTCAATTAATCCCTGCTCCGGTGGTAACCCCGGTAACGGCTGTTATCTGTGATAACCTCGGAGACGGAAGCGAGGCCGTTAACCTTAACAGCTATCAGGACCAGCTTATCAGTAATCCTGCAAATACTTCTTTTACATTTTACAATTTATATAGCGATGCCTTACAGGAACTGAATCCCATTCCAAATTTGAGTACAACAAACTTTACCGTTTCCTCATTCGACGCAAACAATTTTTCCCCTCCTGTATTTGTGAGAGTCACCAATACCATTACCCATTGTTTTGCCATCACAACGATTGTTTTTCAAAGAAGGGATCTAATAATTGCCAATGATACCATTCAGTCAGCCTGTGATATTTCGGTCACAAACGAGCTTAGCGGTATTTTTAATTTACCCGCTTCCATACCGGACATGATCACCAATCCTTCCGGCTATACCATTAGCTTTCACAACACTCCTGCCAATGCCGCTACAAGTGTAAATCCTATTGCAACCCCAGATATATATCCGGTAACTGCCAGCCAGACCTCTTTTGTATATGTCCGGTTCGAAGACCTTGCCACCGGCTGCTACACGGTTAAAACGCTGGAACTTCAGATTTACAACCTGCCAAAATTCGTGAACAGCACCTACGATGTCTGTGATGATAATTTAGATGGTTTGTACACCATTGATTTAACGCTGCTTAACGCTACTGTAGTCGAAAATCCGCTGCCTTACAGCTTCCAGTATTTTTTAAATGCGGCCGATGCTGCCAACAATAGCAATGCCATTACGAATATTACCAACTATACTATTGATCCGAATGATTTTCCTGAAATCATTTATGTAAAAGGTACCAACAGCAATAATTGCAGTAAAACAAAAACGGTAACACTGGAACACAAACCGGAAGTGCCATTGTTAACAGATACCGTAATCCTTACAGAATGTGACACGGATAACAACGGTATTGAAACCTTTGATTTAACAGCAGCTGAAGGGCTTATCACTGCCCAGCCGGGAATTCAATTCCAGTATTTTTCTACTATTGCCGATTTGCAGTCGAATACCAACCCGATTGCCAATCCCGGCGCCTACCCGAATCCGCTACCCAATTCGAATCCGGTCTATGTAAGACTGTCTGCGCCAAACGCCCATTGCGACAATTGGGCGACCATAACCTTAAATCCGTTTTACGAAGAATATTCTTTACCCAATCCGATAACACTTTGCGATAACAATGCCGACGGAACAGAACAGGTTGACTTAACCCAGACCATCTACGACCTGCTTCCTGCCTATGATCCAGCGGCTTTAGCACTCGAGTTCTATCTGTCTTCTTCGGATGCCAATGCCGGTACAAACAGCATAACCGATCCGCAGCATTATATATTTTCAAATTTTGCGACACCGCTTTTCGTAAAAATCAGGAATATTGCAACCGGATGCAGCCTTGTAAAAGAACTTCATTTTATCAATCCGCCAGCCATTATACTGACTCCTCAAACAATAAGCCGCTGTGATTTCGACAGGAATAGCACGGAAGTCATCAACATATCGGACTATTACAACCTGCTGCACAGCAATCCGTCCGGCTACACTATCAGCTGTTACGCCACTGAGGCTGGCGCCAATGCCGCCTTAATTGCCGATCAGCTATCTGCAACAGCATACCTGCTAACGCAACCGCAGCAAACAATATGGATCCGCTTTGAAGACAGCCACGGTTGCTTTTCCGTAACGTCCTTAACGGCACACATTATCCCGCTTCCCAATCCGAACACTCATCCCGTTTCGCTGGAGTCCTGCGACGATAATAACCCCGGTGATTTGAAAGAGGTCTTTGATCTCACTACAAATGCCGCTTATGTTTTAAACGGCAGTACCGACCTGATCACCTATCACCTCACCGAAAGTGACGCCAATGACGGTTCCAACAGCATCGCCAACCCAACAAGTCATGAAACGGCCACCGCAAGTATCTGGATCAGGGTTACGACAAATCCGGTGAGTACGCTTACCGATTGTGCTGTTATTATCGAGCAAAAGCTCATTGTACATCCTTTGCCGGCAGCCGGCAGCATCAGCGATTATTACAGCTGTATCAATACCAATGACGGAAAAGCCACTTTTACCTTACATACAAAAGATGAAGCCGCTTTAGCCGGACAAAACCCAAATACGTTTACCGTGAACTATCACCTTGCGGAAAGTGATGCGGCACTGGCAGTAAATCCGCTGCCTGCAATTTTTATAAGCACGAGCCGGTTACTTTGGGTAAGCATTCAAAACAACCTGACCGGCTGTATCAGCACCACTACATTACAGCTGATTGCCGAAACCAGTCCAACAGCTACAAAACCGCCCGTTCATGCTACAACCGTATGCGATACCTATGGCACTAACAATGGTCACATCATTTTTGATTTAACCGCATTAGATCCGGTGATCTTAGGTCCGTATCAGGCTAACAATCCGGATTATTCGATTCATTATTACTCCGGTTTGGCAAACCTCAATGCCAATATCCCGATTAGCAATCCGACTGCTTTTGAAAACGAATCCAATCCGCAGATAATATATGTAAGGGTCGTTCATGAAAATACGGTCGGGAAATGTGCCGCCGAAACAAGCTTTAATATAAAAGTCAACCGCCTGCCCGAACCGGTGCCAAACGATGGTTTTGTGTGCTACAATCCGGTTACCGGAGCCGTTCTGAGCAGCCATATTATCCATTCAGGATTGAGTGCTACAACCCATACTTTTGAGTGGTACAACGGAACCGTACTGATACCGGGCCAAACCGGCACTGCGCTGGAAGCAACACAACCCGGTCATTATTTTGTAGTGGCCACACATACCGCAACAGGATGCGAATCGGTTCCGGCAGAAGCCGTAGTCGGACATTCGGAACCGGCTATCGCGACCGCACGGGTAGAATATTCTTTTAATGACATTATCAACATCATCATCCACGCTACGGGTGCCGGAAATTACAGCTATCAGCTAAACGAGGAACCGATACAGGCTTCACCAGTTTTTGAGAATGTAGCTGCCGGAACACATACCCTACTCGTTCATGACAATAACGGCTGTAATCCTACCCGAATAGAAGCGGTAGTCCTCGATTATGACAAATTTTTCACCCCGAACGGCGACGGCTATAATGACACCTGGCATATCGCCGGAATTAAAGGGCAGCCAAACGCTAAAGTGTACATCTTTGACCGCTATGGAAAATTCCTGAAACAGCTCTTTCCGGGAGGAAAAGGATGGGACGGGACTTATAATGGCGCACCGCTTCCTTCAACCGATTATTGGTTTTCAGTAAAATACATTGAAAATGGGGAAGAGAAGGAATTCCGTTCCCATTTTGCTATGAAAAGATAG
- the rseP gene encoding RIP metalloprotease RseP, giving the protein MIQLGQILFILSVLVILHEFGHYITAKMFKVRVEKFYLFMDAGFSLLKKKIGETEWGIGWLPIGGYVKLSGMVDESMDLDQMKQEPQPWEFRSKPAWQRLIIMLGGIIVNILLAWFIYTMVYVTYGQKYIATEVIQKNGLAFGETGINVGFKNGDKILAVDGKYQDRFNRMTLDILLGDKIEVERNGEKKTIVLTDPQKAEIIGKEGRDFIQPRLSSVVVDSIAPKSEAFKAGFKKGDHLVAIDNKDFRFFDELKESLSAHKNDSVSITVIRNNEKVTLKTLVDKDGKIGFIPAFKDKLDYEVINKLTLFQAIPEAVKESYELLVYNVKQFKLILRPKTEAYKHVKSPVGIARALPDQWNWEFIWNFTALFSIGLAFMNLLPIPGLDGGHALFTIAEMITGKKLSEKSMGYVQTFGMIILLSLMALTFGKDIYQLIADKFF; this is encoded by the coding sequence ATGATACAATTAGGGCAAATCCTTTTCATATTATCCGTATTGGTTATTCTTCATGAATTCGGTCATTATATTACTGCTAAGATGTTCAAAGTGAGAGTAGAGAAATTCTACCTTTTCATGGATGCCGGATTCTCTTTATTAAAAAAGAAAATCGGAGAAACAGAATGGGGAATCGGATGGCTGCCTATTGGCGGATATGTAAAACTTTCCGGAATGGTAGACGAAAGTATGGATCTGGATCAGATGAAACAGGAACCTCAGCCCTGGGAATTCCGTTCTAAACCGGCCTGGCAGCGTTTAATCATTATGCTGGGTGGTATTATTGTAAACATTCTTCTGGCCTGGTTTATCTACACAATGGTGTATGTTACTTACGGGCAGAAATATATTGCTACAGAAGTTATTCAGAAAAACGGACTGGCTTTTGGCGAGACCGGAATCAATGTAGGTTTTAAAAACGGCGACAAAATCCTTGCTGTTGACGGAAAATACCAGGATCGTTTTAACCGTATGACTTTAGACATCTTATTGGGTGATAAAATCGAAGTGGAAAGAAACGGAGAAAAGAAAACCATCGTCCTGACCGATCCGCAAAAAGCAGAGATCATCGGTAAAGAAGGTCGTGATTTTATCCAGCCGCGTCTTTCCAGCGTTGTAGTCGATTCTATTGCGCCAAAATCGGAAGCTTTTAAAGCAGGATTCAAAAAAGGGGACCACCTGGTTGCCATTGACAATAAAGATTTCCGATTCTTTGATGAATTAAAAGAAAGCCTGAGTGCTCATAAAAACGATTCGGTTAGCATTACCGTTATCCGCAACAACGAAAAGGTTACATTAAAGACCTTGGTTGACAAAGACGGCAAAATAGGCTTTATCCCGGCTTTTAAAGACAAACTGGACTATGAGGTTATCAATAAACTAACGTTGTTTCAGGCAATCCCGGAAGCCGTAAAAGAGTCCTACGAGCTTTTGGTTTACAATGTAAAACAGTTCAAATTGATTTTACGTCCGAAAACGGAAGCCTACAAGCATGTAAAAAGCCCAGTTGGAATTGCAAGAGCTTTACCGGATCAATGGAACTGGGAGTTTATCTGGAACTTTACCGCACTATTTTCTATCGGTTTGGCGTTTATGAATTTGTTGCCAATCCCGGGATTAGATGGCGGACATGCCCTGTTTACCATTGCTGAAATGATTACCGGTAAAAAATTAAGTGAAAAATCGATGGGGTATGTACAGACCTTCGGAATGATTATCTTATTGAGCTTAATGGCTTTAACTTTCGGCAAAGATATTTACCAGTTAATTGCCGATAAATTTTTCTAA
- the trxA gene encoding thioredoxin, which yields MSTFSEITNRKEPVLIDFFATWCQPCTALAPVLKEAKAVLGDTAHILKIDIDKNQDLAAKYQIKSVPTMLLFKEGRQLWRHSGIITKDALISVINSHKS from the coding sequence ATGAGCACTTTTTCTGAAATAACCAATAGGAAAGAACCTGTTTTAATTGACTTTTTTGCAACCTGGTGCCAGCCTTGTACCGCATTAGCCCCGGTGTTAAAAGAAGCAAAAGCTGTATTGGGCGATACCGCTCATATCCTCAAGATCGATATTGACAAAAATCAGGACCTCGCTGCAAAATACCAGATAAAAAGCGTCCCGACCATGCTGCTCTTCAAAGAAGGCAGGCAGCTTTGGCGGCATTCCGGAATAATCACAAAAGATGCGCTTATTTCCGTTATCAATTCTCATAAAAGTTAA
- a CDS encoding winged helix-turn-helix transcriptional regulator, which produces MSQKNTITEKAVDIVEICPAQELLKLLSGKWKPEIFQLAIASDLRFNKLLRQIEGTNKQSLAIALKELVAAGLLDKVVVRQKPLHIAYSLTEKGKSLIPVFRQLEQIAVTL; this is translated from the coding sequence ATGAGCCAGAAAAATACGATTACCGAAAAGGCAGTGGATATAGTGGAAATTTGTCCGGCACAGGAACTTTTAAAATTGCTTTCCGGTAAATGGAAGCCTGAAATATTTCAATTGGCAATCGCATCCGATTTGCGGTTCAATAAGCTGTTACGCCAGATAGAAGGAACGAATAAGCAGTCACTGGCAATTGCCTTAAAAGAATTGGTTGCGGCTGGTTTGCTGGATAAGGTTGTGGTTCGGCAGAAGCCATTGCATATAGCGTATTCCCTGACGGAAAAAGGAAAATCGTTAATACCGGTCTTCAGGCAATTAGAGCAGATTGCGGTAACGCTGTAG
- a CDS encoding YgaP family membrane protein, whose product MKKNIGNIDKIIRITVAIILSLLVSTEIVTGTFGYILLAIGLFLLLTGVINFCPIYSFFKTNTRKLKS is encoded by the coding sequence ATGAAAAAAAATATCGGTAACATCGACAAAATCATCCGTATCACCGTTGCCATTATCCTGTCCTTACTGGTTTCCACAGAAATCGTAACCGGAACTTTTGGCTATATACTGTTAGCCATCGGGCTGTTTTTACTGCTTACGGGTGTAATTAATTTTTGTCCCATTTATTCCTTTTTCAAAACCAACACCCGGAAACTGAAGTCTTAA
- a CDS encoding NAD-dependent succinate-semialdehyde dehydrogenase produces the protein MTSEITSEKINTAAQAFSHWKTVNITERIACIRQLKTTLLDNKRQYAEMITAEMGKPITQAVAEVEKCGVLCDYYIENAATFLQDRIIKTEAAESYATYEPLGVLLGVMPWNFPFWQVFRFAVPSIIAGNTIVLKHASNVPETAQLLETLFTKSNFPVGIYQNLPISSKEVAAVIANPHVKAVSLTGSENAGISVATEAAKHLKKSLLELGGSNAFIVCEDADLDKAVSTAVNARMQNAGQSCIAGKRFLIQKNIYESFLEKYILAVSQLKMGDPMDPATQVGPMARADLAQEVEEQLNRSIAMGAKVVLGGHRNDAYFEPTIVTNITADMPVFNEEVFGPVAAIITFDTIEDAIKISNNSRFGLGVSVFTQNIPFIKTKIPAFEEGAVFLNEMIKSDPRLPFGGVKKSGYGRELSEEGIREFVNIKTVLINN, from the coding sequence ATGACTTCTGAAATCACTTCTGAAAAAATAAATACTGCAGCACAGGCATTCTCACACTGGAAAACGGTAAACATAACCGAACGCATAGCCTGTATCCGGCAACTGAAAACAACCCTTTTGGACAACAAGCGTCAATATGCAGAAATGATCACGGCAGAAATGGGCAAACCCATTACGCAGGCGGTTGCCGAAGTAGAAAAATGCGGGGTACTATGTGATTACTATATAGAAAATGCAGCTACTTTTTTGCAGGACAGGATTATAAAAACAGAAGCCGCAGAAAGTTATGCAACCTATGAGCCCTTAGGCGTGCTACTTGGCGTAATGCCCTGGAACTTTCCTTTCTGGCAGGTTTTCCGGTTTGCCGTTCCGTCCATAATAGCCGGAAACACGATTGTTTTAAAACACGCCAGCAACGTTCCGGAAACGGCACAGCTGCTCGAAACACTTTTCACCAAAAGCAACTTCCCGGTTGGCATCTATCAGAACCTGCCTATTTCCAGCAAGGAAGTTGCCGCAGTTATTGCCAACCCGCATGTTAAAGCGGTTTCCTTAACCGGAAGTGAAAACGCCGGAATTTCCGTTGCCACGGAAGCTGCAAAACACCTGAAAAAATCATTACTGGAATTAGGCGGAAGCAACGCTTTTATTGTTTGTGAAGATGCCGATCTGGACAAAGCGGTTAGTACTGCGGTAAATGCCCGCATGCAAAATGCCGGACAAAGCTGTATTGCCGGAAAACGTTTCCTGATCCAAAAAAACATCTACGAATCCTTTTTAGAAAAATATATCCTTGCCGTGAGCCAGCTAAAAATGGGCGACCCGATGGATCCCGCAACACAGGTGGGTCCGATGGCCAGAGCCGATTTAGCACAGGAAGTGGAAGAACAGCTTAACCGATCCATTGCCATGGGTGCCAAAGTAGTCTTGGGCGGTCATCGCAATGATGCCTATTTTGAACCGACCATAGTGACCAACATCACAGCAGACATGCCGGTTTTTAACGAAGAAGTATTCGGACCTGTCGCGGCCATAATCACTTTCGATACGATTGAAGACGCTATAAAAATCAGCAACAACTCCCGGTTCGGGCTGGGCGTCTCCGTTTTCACACAGAACATCCCTTTTATCAAAACCAAAATACCCGCTTTTGAAGAAGGTGCCGTATTCCTTAACGAGATGATAAAATCCGATCCGCGGTTACCGTTTGGCGGTGTCAAAAAATCCGGTTACGGAAGGGAACTTTCCGAAGAGGGAATACGGGAATTTGTAAACATCAAAACAGTACTTATAAATAATTAA